GGTTCGGCCAATCACAGCACGTAGCGAGATCGATCAGATAACGCACAATCAGATATgattcttcccttttcagGCTATAACTCGGCCATTGGATCCTTGTACTAGTCTCGTTCGAGTACAATAAGATACAAATTATACACTAGTCGGTACAGTATTCTGGAATGAGCATTACAGGTACCCAGAGTACTAGTCCGTATATCAAACAGTGGGGAGAGTCACACTCTCAAGCTCGGACTTGGTATCCCATCCAACAAAagcaacaatgccatgatgTACACACCATGCACCATTCCAGCAGCTGTCGGGGAGTTATTAAAGATTCTCCTGCCCCCTCGTTAGCTGCTCTCTGAGACATAATCCTCCACGCTGCCCCTCATTCGATTGTTTGCTTTTTCGGCCCTTTTCTACAACTGAACGTGTTTCTGTTCTTCCTTTCTGTTCAGCATCCCATCCCAAGCACAAAGTACACCTTTCTTCAACATGCCATCCAACGAAGCCCTTGCACCATTCTCCCGGACCTTCCGTGTCCTTGTCATCGGTGGTTCCTATGGTGGTCTGGCAGCCGCTTTGACCCTAGTCGACCTTTCTCGTGGGAAGACTGCTCGTTTCAACTATAACCCAGAGGCCAAAGCTCCTCAAGCTCGTCTTCCTATTCAGATCACCGTCGTTGATGAGCGAGATGGCTACTGTAGGTTTTCATCTGTCTAACCACGAAAGTTCATGCTAACCTCCTAGACCACCTCATAGGATCCCCCAAAGCCCTGGCCTGCGAAAAGTTTGCCCCCAAGGCATGGACCCGGTTCGCAGACATCCCAGCCCTCAAGGCTCCTAACATGGAGTTTGTCCGGGGCAGCGTCACCTCCGTCGATCCGGAGCGAAAGGTGGCTCGGATTCTCGAACTGCAGTCTCAACAAACCAGACATGAGCAGTATGACTACCTCATCGCGGCCTCAGGACTGCGACGGGTCTTCCCTACCGTTCCTCAGTCTCTGCGAAGGGAGGACTTTTTGAACGAGGCCAAGTCGCACAGAAAGAGTGTTTTGGATGCGCAAGAGGGGGTGGTTATCGTTGGTGGGGGTGCTGTCGGCGTGGAAATGGCTGCGGAAATCAAAGAAATTGATCCTAACCACAAAGTAACATTGGTTCACTCCCGGGACCGTTTACTTTCTGCAGAGCCACTGCCAGACGACTTCAAAGACCGTGTATGCGACGTCCTGCGGGAGACTGGCATCGAAGTCATCCTTGGCCAGAGAGTCGTCGACCACAAGGCAGTTGAGACCAGCGAGGAGAGACGAACCTGGCATCTTACCCTAGCTGACGGCATGCAACTCAAAACCGGACATGTCATGAGCGCCATCTCGAAGTGTGTTCCCACTTCAACATACCTGCCACAGGATGCACTTGACCAAGAAGGTTACGTGCACATTCACCCTACGTATGccttccttcctcttcctttatTCTTCAGACTAACACAAGTAGATGCCAATTCAAAAACAACATCCCCAACGCAGAGCACCACTTCGCCATCGGTGACCTCGCTTCCTGGCCGGGGATCAAACGCTGCGGCGGTGCTATGCTCCACGGCCACTATGCCGCGGCAAATGCCCACCAGCTCATGTTGTCCGAATGTATTGGCAGCAAGCCTGAATTCCTGTCTCTTCAGGTTTCGCCGCCAATGATCGGACTCTGTCTGGGTAAGACGGCTGTCACGTACAACAACATTGAAGGGACGCGCTCGGGTGAGGATTTAAATACTGCCATGTTTGGTGATGATATGGGTAATACTAGTATGTATATCTGAGGGCCCTTGAATGGTAGTTCAAGTCTAACTATGTGTAGTATGCTGGAACTTCATGCGGTTGAGTGAGCCATGTCAGGCATAAGCCACTCCTTTTCAAACCGGTTTTGGGAGTTCCATGATTTCATTGGGCTAGGGATGTATCTTCTGGATTAGTTTAGCACCTGCACGGCGTAtggattgaatatattgcaTTCATGAGGATATCAATAACCAAACTATCACAAACAAGCAACATCAAGCCAATGCCTCCCTCCGAGACTTGGAATTCGGATCGAAATACGGCGCCTCTCCCAGACTGCACACACGGTCTCCAGCCCGTGCCTCCGTGTAGTCGTACGTTGCGCAGTGCCAGGTCGACC
This Aspergillus chevalieri M1 DNA, chromosome 3, nearly complete sequence DNA region includes the following protein-coding sequences:
- a CDS encoding putative pyridine nucleotide-disulfide oxidoreductase AMID-like (COG:O;~EggNog:ENOG410PM7I;~InterPro:IPR023753,IPR036188;~PFAM:PF07992,PF00070;~SMCOG1175:pyridine nucleotide-disulfide oxidoreductase;~antiSMASH:Cluster_3.1;~go_function: GO:0016491 - oxidoreductase activity [Evidence IEA];~go_process: GO:0055114 - oxidation-reduction process [Evidence IEA]) — its product is MEFVRGSVTSVDPERKVARILELQSQQTRHEQYDYLIAASGLRRVFPTVPQSLRREDFLNEAKSHRKSVLDAQEGVVIVGGGAVGVEMAAEIKEIDPNHKVTLVHSRDRLLSAEPLPDDFKDRVCDVLRETGIEVILGQRVVDHKAVETSEERRTWHLTLADGMQLKTGHVMSAISKCVPTSTYLPQDALDQEGYVHIHPTCQFKNNIPNAEHHFAIGDLASWPGIKRCGGAMLHGHYAAANAHQLMLSECIGSKPEFLSLQVSPPMIGLCLGKTAVTYNNIEGTRSGEDLNTAMFGDDMGNTICWNFMRLSEPCQA